One genomic window of Monodelphis domestica isolate mMonDom1 chromosome 1, mMonDom1.pri, whole genome shotgun sequence includes the following:
- the LOC103099300 gene encoding uncharacterized protein LOC103099300 isoform X4 has translation MKVIFRRVSGFELGFTSPSSAFCCLLIPTINHLSEVLPLLFWGGEPREDSGRKNKTKLEEGGGRFPDCPPRDPGPVMEGGAEGRRKKRRPGCRRRGWKLPGSDICNLMDSDKSPDFVEKLAHKYKQKCKIESSTDSEPETKTEGTFTRGFFKKASDMKLQGEHKKNRMEFAEGFLREAH, from the exons GGtctcaggatttgaactcgggttcaCTTCTCCTTCCTCTGCATTCTGTTGTCTCCTAATTCCCACCATCAATCA TCTCTCCGAAGTCCTACCTCTTCTCTTCTGGGGAGGAGAACCACGAGAGGACAGcgggaggaaaaacaaaacaaaactagaagaaGGAGGAGGCAGGTTTCCAGATTGCCCTCCTAGGGATCCTGGTCCAGTGATGGAGGGGGGTGCGGAGggcaggagaaagaagaggagaccCGGATGCCGCAGGAGGGGCTGGAAGCTGCCGGGCTCAG ACATATGCAATCTGATGGATTCAGATAAAAGCCCAGATTTTGTGGAGAAATTGGCTCACAAATACAAG caaaaatgcAAAATCGAGTCAAGTACTGATTCTGAACCCGAGACCAAAACAGAG GGTACCTTCACAAGAGGATTCTTTAAAAAAGCAAGTGACATGAAACTTCAA ggcgAGCACAAAAAGAATCGCATGGAATTTGCAGAAGGTTTCTTAAGAGAG GCTCACTAA
- the LOC103099300 gene encoding uncharacterized protein LOC103099300 isoform X3: MKVIFRRVSGFELGFTSPSSAFCCLLIPTINHLSEVLPLLFWGGEPREDSGRKNKTKLEEGGGRFPDCPPRDPGPVMEGGAEGRRKKRRPGCRRRGWKLPGSDICNLMDSDKSPDFVEKLAHKYKQKCKIESSTDSEPETKTEGTFTRGFFKKASDMKLQVGRAQKESHGICRRFLKRGSLNAILMCHLLAKLTISQSHISSETTCVSIRIKIQHNMTQLEKSF; encoded by the exons GGtctcaggatttgaactcgggttcaCTTCTCCTTCCTCTGCATTCTGTTGTCTCCTAATTCCCACCATCAATCA TCTCTCCGAAGTCCTACCTCTTCTCTTCTGGGGAGGAGAACCACGAGAGGACAGcgggaggaaaaacaaaacaaaactagaagaaGGAGGAGGCAGGTTTCCAGATTGCCCTCCTAGGGATCCTGGTCCAGTGATGGAGGGGGGTGCGGAGggcaggagaaagaagaggagaccCGGATGCCGCAGGAGGGGCTGGAAGCTGCCGGGCTCAG ACATATGCAATCTGATGGATTCAGATAAAAGCCCAGATTTTGTGGAGAAATTGGCTCACAAATACAAG caaaaatgcAAAATCGAGTCAAGTACTGATTCTGAACCCGAGACCAAAACAGAG GGTACCTTCACAAGAGGATTCTTTAAAAAAGCAAGTGACATGAAACTTCAAGTAG ggcgAGCACAAAAAGAATCGCATGGAATTTGCAGAAGGTTTCTTAAGAGAG GCTCACTAAATGCCATTTTGATGTGCCATCTGTTAGCAAAGTTAACAATCAGCCAATCTCATATTTCTTCTGAGACCACCTGTGTATCAATCCGTATAAAAATCCAGCACAATATGACCCAGCTAGAGAAAAg TTTTTAG
- the LOC103099300 gene encoding uncharacterized protein LOC103099300 isoform X1 encodes MKVIFRRVSGFELGFTSPSSAFCCLLIPTINHLSEVLPLLFWGGEPREDSGRKNKTKLEEGGGRFPDCPPRDPGPVMEGGAEGRRKKRRPGCRRRGWKLPGSDICNLMDSDKSPDFVEKLAHKYKQKCKIESSTDSEPETKTEGTFTRGFFKKASDMKLQGEHKKNRMEFAEGFLREFLDPYDGDSEDIPNYSDCSLNNCSLGDMSYSGISNSLNVPEEVAIEDSTFLKSPELAKSTNWASPVLESNDVYMQPLNELKLPVETISQEARLLEPSELSVDSRIITEVQGPRLEHSWFMNIDPPKPVRHLENIARAPSQPARLMYDKDIKMYKPLLFKRKLELPHSESEKIKRKKQHLA; translated from the exons GGtctcaggatttgaactcgggttcaCTTCTCCTTCCTCTGCATTCTGTTGTCTCCTAATTCCCACCATCAATCA TCTCTCCGAAGTCCTACCTCTTCTCTTCTGGGGAGGAGAACCACGAGAGGACAGcgggaggaaaaacaaaacaaaactagaagaaGGAGGAGGCAGGTTTCCAGATTGCCCTCCTAGGGATCCTGGTCCAGTGATGGAGGGGGGTGCGGAGggcaggagaaagaagaggagaccCGGATGCCGCAGGAGGGGCTGGAAGCTGCCGGGCTCAG ACATATGCAATCTGATGGATTCAGATAAAAGCCCAGATTTTGTGGAGAAATTGGCTCACAAATACAAG caaaaatgcAAAATCGAGTCAAGTACTGATTCTGAACCCGAGACCAAAACAGAG GGTACCTTCACAAGAGGATTCTTTAAAAAAGCAAGTGACATGAAACTTCAA ggcgAGCACAAAAAGAATCGCATGGAATTTGCAGAAGGTTTCTTAAGAGAG TTTTTAGATCCTTATGATGGTGACTCTGAGGATATACCCAATTATTCAGACTGTAGTTTGAATAATTGTTCCCTTGGGGACATGAGCTACAGTGGAATTTCAAATTCACTGAATGTCCCTGAAGAAGTTGCTATAGAAGACTCTACCTTTCtgaaaagtccagaacttgccAAATCTACTAACTGGGCCTCTCCAGTGTTAGAATCAAATGATGTGTACATGCAGccattgaatgaattaaaattgcCAGTAGAGACCATCAGTCAAGAGGCAAGACTTTTAGAGCCATCTGAATTGTCTGTGGATTCTAGAATAATTACTGAGGTGCAAGGGCCGAGATTAGAACATTCCTGGTTCATGAATATTGATCCTCCTAAACCTGTAAGGCACTTGGAAAACATAGCAAGAGCGCCCTCGCAGCCTGCCAGACTCATGTATGATAAGGACATTAAGATGTACAAACCACTACTGTTCAAGAGAAAACTGGAACTCCCACATTCAGAgtctgaaaaaattaaaagaaagaaacagcaTTTGGCATAA
- the LOC103099300 gene encoding uncharacterized protein LOC103099300 isoform X2, with protein sequence MKVIFRRVSGFELGFTSPSSAFCCLLIPTINHLSEVLPLLFWGGEPREDSGRKNKTKLEEGGGRFPDCPPRDPGPVMEGGAEGRRKKRRPGCRRRGWKLPGSDICNLMDSDKSPDFVEKLAHKYKGTFTRGFFKKASDMKLQGEHKKNRMEFAEGFLREFLDPYDGDSEDIPNYSDCSLNNCSLGDMSYSGISNSLNVPEEVAIEDSTFLKSPELAKSTNWASPVLESNDVYMQPLNELKLPVETISQEARLLEPSELSVDSRIITEVQGPRLEHSWFMNIDPPKPVRHLENIARAPSQPARLMYDKDIKMYKPLLFKRKLELPHSESEKIKRKKQHLA encoded by the exons GGtctcaggatttgaactcgggttcaCTTCTCCTTCCTCTGCATTCTGTTGTCTCCTAATTCCCACCATCAATCA TCTCTCCGAAGTCCTACCTCTTCTCTTCTGGGGAGGAGAACCACGAGAGGACAGcgggaggaaaaacaaaacaaaactagaagaaGGAGGAGGCAGGTTTCCAGATTGCCCTCCTAGGGATCCTGGTCCAGTGATGGAGGGGGGTGCGGAGggcaggagaaagaagaggagaccCGGATGCCGCAGGAGGGGCTGGAAGCTGCCGGGCTCAG ACATATGCAATCTGATGGATTCAGATAAAAGCCCAGATTTTGTGGAGAAATTGGCTCACAAATACAAG GGTACCTTCACAAGAGGATTCTTTAAAAAAGCAAGTGACATGAAACTTCAA ggcgAGCACAAAAAGAATCGCATGGAATTTGCAGAAGGTTTCTTAAGAGAG TTTTTAGATCCTTATGATGGTGACTCTGAGGATATACCCAATTATTCAGACTGTAGTTTGAATAATTGTTCCCTTGGGGACATGAGCTACAGTGGAATTTCAAATTCACTGAATGTCCCTGAAGAAGTTGCTATAGAAGACTCTACCTTTCtgaaaagtccagaacttgccAAATCTACTAACTGGGCCTCTCCAGTGTTAGAATCAAATGATGTGTACATGCAGccattgaatgaattaaaattgcCAGTAGAGACCATCAGTCAAGAGGCAAGACTTTTAGAGCCATCTGAATTGTCTGTGGATTCTAGAATAATTACTGAGGTGCAAGGGCCGAGATTAGAACATTCCTGGTTCATGAATATTGATCCTCCTAAACCTGTAAGGCACTTGGAAAACATAGCAAGAGCGCCCTCGCAGCCTGCCAGACTCATGTATGATAAGGACATTAAGATGTACAAACCACTACTGTTCAAGAGAAAACTGGAACTCCCACATTCAGAgtctgaaaaaattaaaagaaagaaacagcaTTTGGCATAA